One Ictalurus punctatus breed USDA103 chromosome 21, Coco_2.0, whole genome shotgun sequence genomic window carries:
- the LOC108255285 gene encoding dnaJ homolog subfamily C member 11 isoform X1, whose protein sequence is MAATMENESDIGSDDYYSLLNVRREATQDELKSSYRRLCMLYHPDKHRDPELKKKAEQLFNLVHRAYEVLSDPQARAVYNIFGKKGLEVEGWEVAERKKTPAEIREEYERLQRERDERRLQQRTNPKGTISVGIDATDLFDCYEEDFEETPGGGFPHIEINRMHISQSVEAPLTTTDTAVLSGSLTTHNGNGGGNINLCLRRVTSTHGWGELEFGAGDVRGPLFGLKVFRNVTARCFVTAQCSTQFSSRGVRPSASTMMARHLDQNTMGYLQWRWGSESAMTTSIVRDTKTSHFTLAFQLGMPHSYLMMSYQYKFQDEDQTKVKGSVKTGFFGTVVEYSAERKISRHSVLSATVSIGVPQGVSLKIRLNRASQTYLFPIHLTDQILPSAVFYATFGPLVVYLAVQKLIITPYVHAQKEQELEKHRVNSATDIAKKRQEAESAVVLMQESVRRIIKAEESKMGLIVLNAWYGKFVMDTSQKQERAKVIDVTVPLQCLVKDSKLLLTEASKAGLPGFYDPCVGEEKSLKVLYQFRGVLHQVLSGDTEALRIPKQSHRIEAET, encoded by the exons ATGGCGGCTactatggaaaatgaatcagaCATAGGGAGCGACGATTATTATTCCCTGTTGAACGTGAGGAGAGAG GCTACTCAGGACGAGCTGAAGTCCTCGTACCGGCGGCTGTGCATGCTGTACCACCCGGACAAGCACAGAGATCCTGAACTCAAGAAGAAGGCGGAGCAACTGTTCAATCTTGTTCATCGGGCCTACGAAG TTCTTAGTGACCCCCAGGCTCGAGCCGTATACAACATTTTTGGGAAGAAAGGCCTGGAAGTAGAAGGATGGGAG GTGGCGGAGAGGAAGAAGACGCCTGCGGAGATCAGGGAGGAGTACGAGCGCCTGCAGAGGGAGAGGGACGAGAGGAGGCTACAGCAGAGGACCAACCCCAAG GGGACCATCAGCGTAGGAATAGACGCCACAGACCTGTTTGATTGTTACGAAGAAGATTTTGAGGAAACGCCAGGAGGAGGGTTCCCTCACATCGAGATCAACAGGATGCACATATCACAATCCGTCGAA GCCCCCTTGACTACGACGGATACGGCTGTCCTTTCAGGCTCTCTGACCACGCACAATGGGAACGGCGGAGGTAACATCAACCTGTGTCTGAGACGAGTCACGTCGACACACGGCTGGGGAGAG CTAGAGTTCGGGGCTGGAGACGTCAGAGGGCCTCTTTTTGGACTAAAAGTGTTTCGGAACGTCACCGCACGATG CTTTGTGACCGCACAGTGCAGTACGCAGTTCTCCTCTCGTGGTGTCCGGCCAAGCGCCAGCACCATGATGGCGCGCCACCTGGACCAGAACACCATGGGCTACCTGCAGTGGCGCTGGGGCAGCGAGTCGGCCATGACCACCAGCATCGTCCGAGACACCAAGACCAGCCACTTCACCCTGGCCTTCCAG cTTGGCATGCCTCATTCTTACCTGATGATGAGCTATCAGTACAAATTCCAGGATGAAGACCAAACCAAGGTCAAGGGTTCTGTCAA GACCGGCTTCTTTGGAACGGTGGTGGAATACAGCGCCGAGAGGAAGATCAGCAGACACAGCGTTCTCTCAGCGACAGTCAGCATTGGGGTACCTCAAGGAGTCTCTCTGAAAATCAG GTTAAACCGAGCCAGTCAGACGTACCTTTTCCCCATCCACCTGACGGACCAAATCTTGCCCAGTGCTGTCTTTTATGCCACCTTCGGCCCTCTGGTTGTCTACTTAGCAGTCCAGAAGCTTATAATCACGCCTTATGTACACGCCCAAAAGGAACA GGAGCTGGAAAAGCACAGAGTCAACTCAGCAACAGATATAGCCAAGAAGAGGCAGGAAGCCGAATCCGCC GTGGTACTGATGCAGGAGTCGGTGCGAAGAATCATCAAAGCAGAGGAGTCCAAAATGG GCCTCATCGTCTTGAACGCCTGGTACGGCAAGTTTGTGATGGACACCAGCCAGAAACAGGAGCGAGCGAAGGTCATCGACGTGACGGTGCCTCTGCAGTGCCTGGTCAAAGATTCCAAACTCCTCCTCACCGAGGCATCGAAG GCGGGATTGCCCGGCTTCTACGATCCGTGCGTGGGAGAAGAGAAGAGCCTGAAGGTGCTGTACCAGTTCAGAGGAGTCCTGCACCAAGTGCTGTCTGGAGACACTGAAGCTCTTCGGATACCCAAGCAAT CACACAGGATAGAAGCCGAGACGTAG
- the LOC108255285 gene encoding dnaJ homolog subfamily C member 11 isoform X3 codes for MAATMENESDIGSDDYYSLLNVRREATQDELKSSYRRLCMLYHPDKHRDPELKKKAEQLFNLVHRAYEVLSDPQARAVYNIFGKKGLEVEGWEVAERKKTPAEIREEYERLQRERDERRLQQRTNPKGTISVGIDATDLFDCYEEDFEETPGGGFPHIEINRMHISQSVEAPLTTTDTAVLSGSLTTHNGNGGGNINLCLRRVTSTHGWGELEFGAGDVRGPLFGLKVFRNVTARCFVTAQCSTQFSSRGVRPSASTMMARHLDQNTMGYLQWRWGSESAMTTSIVRDTKTSHFTLAFQLGMPHSYLMMSYQYKFQDEDQTKVKGSVKTGFFGTVVEYSAERKISRHSVLSATVSIGVPQGVSLKIRLNRASQTYLFPIHLTDQILPSAVFYATFGPLVVYLAVQKLIITPYVHAQKEQELEKHRVNSATDIAKKRQEAESAVVLMQESVRRIIKAEESKMGELTAHYNQVSVWMLDFK; via the exons ATGGCGGCTactatggaaaatgaatcagaCATAGGGAGCGACGATTATTATTCCCTGTTGAACGTGAGGAGAGAG GCTACTCAGGACGAGCTGAAGTCCTCGTACCGGCGGCTGTGCATGCTGTACCACCCGGACAAGCACAGAGATCCTGAACTCAAGAAGAAGGCGGAGCAACTGTTCAATCTTGTTCATCGGGCCTACGAAG TTCTTAGTGACCCCCAGGCTCGAGCCGTATACAACATTTTTGGGAAGAAAGGCCTGGAAGTAGAAGGATGGGAG GTGGCGGAGAGGAAGAAGACGCCTGCGGAGATCAGGGAGGAGTACGAGCGCCTGCAGAGGGAGAGGGACGAGAGGAGGCTACAGCAGAGGACCAACCCCAAG GGGACCATCAGCGTAGGAATAGACGCCACAGACCTGTTTGATTGTTACGAAGAAGATTTTGAGGAAACGCCAGGAGGAGGGTTCCCTCACATCGAGATCAACAGGATGCACATATCACAATCCGTCGAA GCCCCCTTGACTACGACGGATACGGCTGTCCTTTCAGGCTCTCTGACCACGCACAATGGGAACGGCGGAGGTAACATCAACCTGTGTCTGAGACGAGTCACGTCGACACACGGCTGGGGAGAG CTAGAGTTCGGGGCTGGAGACGTCAGAGGGCCTCTTTTTGGACTAAAAGTGTTTCGGAACGTCACCGCACGATG CTTTGTGACCGCACAGTGCAGTACGCAGTTCTCCTCTCGTGGTGTCCGGCCAAGCGCCAGCACCATGATGGCGCGCCACCTGGACCAGAACACCATGGGCTACCTGCAGTGGCGCTGGGGCAGCGAGTCGGCCATGACCACCAGCATCGTCCGAGACACCAAGACCAGCCACTTCACCCTGGCCTTCCAG cTTGGCATGCCTCATTCTTACCTGATGATGAGCTATCAGTACAAATTCCAGGATGAAGACCAAACCAAGGTCAAGGGTTCTGTCAA GACCGGCTTCTTTGGAACGGTGGTGGAATACAGCGCCGAGAGGAAGATCAGCAGACACAGCGTTCTCTCAGCGACAGTCAGCATTGGGGTACCTCAAGGAGTCTCTCTGAAAATCAG GTTAAACCGAGCCAGTCAGACGTACCTTTTCCCCATCCACCTGACGGACCAAATCTTGCCCAGTGCTGTCTTTTATGCCACCTTCGGCCCTCTGGTTGTCTACTTAGCAGTCCAGAAGCTTATAATCACGCCTTATGTACACGCCCAAAAGGAACA GGAGCTGGAAAAGCACAGAGTCAACTCAGCAACAGATATAGCCAAGAAGAGGCAGGAAGCCGAATCCGCC GTGGTACTGATGCAGGAGTCGGTGCGAAGAATCATCAAAGCAGAGGAGTCCAAAATGGGTGAACTTACAGCACATTACAATCAAGTCTCAGTCTGGATGCTCGATTTCAAATAA
- the LOC108255285 gene encoding dnaJ homolog subfamily C member 11 isoform X2 has translation MLYHPDKHRDPELKKKAEQLFNLVHRAYEVLSDPQARAVYNIFGKKGLEVEGWEVAERKKTPAEIREEYERLQRERDERRLQQRTNPKGTISVGIDATDLFDCYEEDFEETPGGGFPHIEINRMHISQSVEAPLTTTDTAVLSGSLTTHNGNGGGNINLCLRRVTSTHGWGELEFGAGDVRGPLFGLKVFRNVTARCFVTAQCSTQFSSRGVRPSASTMMARHLDQNTMGYLQWRWGSESAMTTSIVRDTKTSHFTLAFQLGMPHSYLMMSYQYKFQDEDQTKVKGSVKTGFFGTVVEYSAERKISRHSVLSATVSIGVPQGVSLKIRLNRASQTYLFPIHLTDQILPSAVFYATFGPLVVYLAVQKLIITPYVHAQKEQELEKHRVNSATDIAKKRQEAESAVVLMQESVRRIIKAEESKMGLIVLNAWYGKFVMDTSQKQERAKVIDVTVPLQCLVKDSKLLLTEASKAGLPGFYDPCVGEEKSLKVLYQFRGVLHQVLSGDTEALRIPKQSHRIEAET, from the exons ATGCTGTACCACCCGGACAAGCACAGAGATCCTGAACTCAAGAAGAAGGCGGAGCAACTGTTCAATCTTGTTCATCGGGCCTACGAAG TTCTTAGTGACCCCCAGGCTCGAGCCGTATACAACATTTTTGGGAAGAAAGGCCTGGAAGTAGAAGGATGGGAG GTGGCGGAGAGGAAGAAGACGCCTGCGGAGATCAGGGAGGAGTACGAGCGCCTGCAGAGGGAGAGGGACGAGAGGAGGCTACAGCAGAGGACCAACCCCAAG GGGACCATCAGCGTAGGAATAGACGCCACAGACCTGTTTGATTGTTACGAAGAAGATTTTGAGGAAACGCCAGGAGGAGGGTTCCCTCACATCGAGATCAACAGGATGCACATATCACAATCCGTCGAA GCCCCCTTGACTACGACGGATACGGCTGTCCTTTCAGGCTCTCTGACCACGCACAATGGGAACGGCGGAGGTAACATCAACCTGTGTCTGAGACGAGTCACGTCGACACACGGCTGGGGAGAG CTAGAGTTCGGGGCTGGAGACGTCAGAGGGCCTCTTTTTGGACTAAAAGTGTTTCGGAACGTCACCGCACGATG CTTTGTGACCGCACAGTGCAGTACGCAGTTCTCCTCTCGTGGTGTCCGGCCAAGCGCCAGCACCATGATGGCGCGCCACCTGGACCAGAACACCATGGGCTACCTGCAGTGGCGCTGGGGCAGCGAGTCGGCCATGACCACCAGCATCGTCCGAGACACCAAGACCAGCCACTTCACCCTGGCCTTCCAG cTTGGCATGCCTCATTCTTACCTGATGATGAGCTATCAGTACAAATTCCAGGATGAAGACCAAACCAAGGTCAAGGGTTCTGTCAA GACCGGCTTCTTTGGAACGGTGGTGGAATACAGCGCCGAGAGGAAGATCAGCAGACACAGCGTTCTCTCAGCGACAGTCAGCATTGGGGTACCTCAAGGAGTCTCTCTGAAAATCAG GTTAAACCGAGCCAGTCAGACGTACCTTTTCCCCATCCACCTGACGGACCAAATCTTGCCCAGTGCTGTCTTTTATGCCACCTTCGGCCCTCTGGTTGTCTACTTAGCAGTCCAGAAGCTTATAATCACGCCTTATGTACACGCCCAAAAGGAACA GGAGCTGGAAAAGCACAGAGTCAACTCAGCAACAGATATAGCCAAGAAGAGGCAGGAAGCCGAATCCGCC GTGGTACTGATGCAGGAGTCGGTGCGAAGAATCATCAAAGCAGAGGAGTCCAAAATGG GCCTCATCGTCTTGAACGCCTGGTACGGCAAGTTTGTGATGGACACCAGCCAGAAACAGGAGCGAGCGAAGGTCATCGACGTGACGGTGCCTCTGCAGTGCCTGGTCAAAGATTCCAAACTCCTCCTCACCGAGGCATCGAAG GCGGGATTGCCCGGCTTCTACGATCCGTGCGTGGGAGAAGAGAAGAGCCTGAAGGTGCTGTACCAGTTCAGAGGAGTCCTGCACCAAGTGCTGTCTGGAGACACTGAAGCTCTTCGGATACCCAAGCAAT CACACAGGATAGAAGCCGAGACGTAG